From Aliarcobacter butzleri, the proteins below share one genomic window:
- a CDS encoding DUF475 domain-containing protein: MIQKPIISYFYGFFAVWFIATILLFLYGGFFAVYQGTILSVLELSLSFDNAVVNATILATMALVWRKRFLIWGMIIAVFGVRFVFPILIVYFSTPMGFIDSFNLAVTNPDEYERIIESSHHVIMSFGGMFLLMLFLKFIFDENKDLHWIKSIENFATKISKIGDVKILFILFLMLGITYIAPNQVVMGDNMVNVNKIEILAPMIIGVIAFYMIEFLKGFIEHKNEEESDSKITQVSGGFISFMYLELIDMSFSLDGVLGAFAITQNIVIIMLGLGIGAMAVRSLTIYMVERDVVSKYIYLEHGAMWSIGLLSLSMLVQIFHHLPPMLVTTFAIVPITLAFIHSIYKNKEFILDSKENEQ, from the coding sequence TTGATACAAAAACCAATTATTTCATATTTTTACGGTTTTTTTGCCGTTTGGTTTATCGCTACTATATTACTTTTTCTTTATGGTGGTTTTTTTGCTGTTTATCAAGGAACAATTCTTTCTGTTCTTGAATTATCTTTATCTTTTGATAATGCAGTTGTTAATGCAACTATTTTAGCAACAATGGCTCTTGTTTGGAGAAAAAGATTTTTAATTTGGGGTATGATTATTGCTGTATTTGGAGTAAGATTCGTATTTCCTATATTGATTGTATATTTTTCTACACCTATGGGATTTATAGATTCATTTAATCTTGCTGTTACAAATCCAGATGAATATGAAAGAATTATAGAGAGTTCTCACCACGTTATTATGTCTTTTGGTGGAATGTTTTTGTTGATGTTATTTTTAAAATTTATTTTTGATGAGAATAAAGATTTACACTGGATAAAATCAATTGAAAATTTTGCTACAAAAATATCTAAAATAGGTGATGTAAAGATTTTATTTATTTTATTTTTAATGTTAGGGATTACATATATAGCACCAAATCAAGTTGTGATGGGTGATAATATGGTTAATGTAAATAAAATAGAAATTCTTGCGCCTATGATTATTGGTGTGATTGCTTTTTATATGATAGAGTTTTTAAAAGGTTTTATTGAACATAAAAATGAAGAAGAATCAGATTCTAAAATAACTCAAGTAAGTGGTGGTTTTATATCTTTTATGTATCTTGAACTTATTGATATGAGTTTCTCTTTAGATGGAGTTTTAGGTGCATTTGCAATTACTCAAAATATAGTGATTATTATGTTAGGACTTGGTATTGGAGCTATGGCTGTTAGGTCTTTAACAATTTATATGGTTGAAAGAGATGTTGTATCAAAATATATCTATTTAGAACATGGAGCAATGTGGTCAATTGGACTTTTATCTTTATCAATGTTAGTTCAGATATTTCACCACTTACCACCAATGCTTGTAACAACTTTTGCTATTGTTCCAATAACTTTAGCATTTATTCATTCTATTTATAAAAATAAAGAGTTTATTTTAGATTCAAAAGAAAATGAGCAATAA
- the brnQ gene encoding branched-chain amino acid transport system II carrier protein: MLKQNKLTKDILILGFAIFSMYFGAGNIIFPPYLGLSSTNDWEIAFVSYFIADIGFATLAMFALLKVGGHIEYLTHKIGTIAGILLTSSIILSIGPLIALPRTGATTYEMLVVPFFGDNLTNSIITSVIYYGLILIFTLKPTTMIEILGKFLTPTLFIGLIIVIIKGIITPFGDVSSVQSSKNVILEGMLAGYQTLDVLAALAFGIIIIKAVSDKGEYESPILRYKLIGYASIVAAIFIFIIYFGLTYLGATTSTTYTVDIERASLLNNIIFHLFGSAGNLLLGIIVFLACFTTGSALTSLTAEYFSKLSHRRISYTTLIFVVTIFSIIITNIGLEFIISFASPILAVVYPGAIVLVILIFFEKSIKNDNIYKFASFGAMGFSLLEVISEKTLHIEFLSKLPLFEYGFSWILVSIIFGIIGAFIPQKDNL, translated from the coding sequence ATGCTCAAACAAAACAAACTTACAAAAGATATTCTAATTTTAGGTTTTGCTATATTTTCTATGTATTTTGGTGCAGGAAATATTATATTTCCTCCATATTTAGGACTTAGTTCTACAAATGATTGGGAAATTGCATTTGTATCATATTTTATTGCTGATATTGGTTTTGCTACTTTAGCAATGTTTGCACTACTTAAAGTTGGTGGACATATTGAATATTTAACTCACAAGATAGGAACTATTGCTGGAATATTATTAACTTCTTCGATAATTTTATCTATTGGTCCATTAATTGCACTTCCAAGAACAGGTGCTACAACTTATGAAATGTTAGTTGTTCCATTTTTTGGTGATAATCTAACAAATTCTATAATAACATCTGTTATTTATTATGGTTTAATATTGATTTTTACATTAAAACCAACAACAATGATAGAAATTTTAGGGAAATTTTTAACACCAACTCTTTTTATTGGTTTAATTATTGTAATAATCAAAGGAATAATAACTCCTTTTGGAGATGTTTCTTCTGTACAATCGTCTAAAAATGTTATTCTCGAAGGAATGTTAGCAGGTTATCAAACTTTAGATGTTTTAGCTGCATTAGCTTTTGGAATTATTATAATAAAAGCAGTTTCAGATAAAGGAGAATATGAATCTCCTATCTTAAGATATAAATTAATAGGATATGCTTCTATTGTTGCAGCGATATTTATATTTATAATATATTTTGGATTGACATATTTAGGAGCTACAACTTCTACAACTTATACAGTAGATATAGAAAGAGCTTCTTTATTAAATAATATAATTTTTCATCTATTTGGAAGCGCTGGAAATTTACTTTTAGGAATAATTGTTTTTTTAGCTTGTTTTACAACTGGTTCTGCGCTTACAAGTTTAACTGCTGAGTATTTTTCAAAACTTTCTCATAGAAGAATTTCTTATACGACTTTGATTTTTGTTGTTACAATATTTAGCATAATAATTACAAATATTGGGTTAGAGTTTATTATCTCTTTTGCATCTCCTATTTTAGCTGTTGTTTATCCTGGTGCAATAGTTTTAGTTATTCTAATATTTTTTGAAAAAAGTATCAAAAATGATAACATTTATAAATTTGCGAGTTTTGGAGCAATGGGATTCTCTCTTTTAGAGGTTATCTCTGAAAAAACTCTACATATAGAATTTTTATCAAAATTACCTCTATTTGAATATGGTTTTTCTTGGATATTAGTTTCAATTATTTTTGGAATTATTGGAGCTTTTATTCCTCAAAAAGATAATTTGTAA
- a CDS encoding EamA family transporter — MSSLAISLLSSLLVGFYIKSLKIGFKKDLFIFIFSNYLTAIFLSYFLFHIQIQKINFELYNYKLIAITGFLLPTILYFLNKSLETSGLARTDIFQRLSLIIPIILSFVLFGEHFSYNKAIVIVLTFISIFLILGNKSANSSFKNIYYLFAVFLGYGIVDTLFKQIAINKSADFITTLFLIFICSAIVSLFYIFIFKGKTNFKYFFLGIFFGILNFSNIYFYIKAHKAFAQSPTLVFITMNLGVIIGGTLIGRFYFKEKLYKSTIYGIFLAISSIILLALIQLKIW; from the coding sequence ATGAGTTCTTTAGCTATTAGTTTATTATCATCTTTATTAGTAGGTTTTTATATAAAATCCTTAAAAATTGGCTTCAAAAAAGATCTTTTTATATTTATTTTCTCAAACTATCTTACTGCAATATTTTTATCTTATTTTTTATTTCATATCCAAATACAAAAAATAAATTTTGAACTTTATAATTATAAACTTATAGCTATTACTGGTTTTTTATTACCAACAATTTTATATTTTTTAAATAAATCTTTAGAAACTTCAGGACTTGCAAGAACAGATATTTTTCAAAGATTATCTTTGATAATACCAATAATTCTAAGTTTTGTACTTTTTGGTGAACATTTTTCATATAATAAAGCAATAGTAATTGTTTTAACTTTCATAAGCATTTTTCTTATTTTAGGAAATAAAAGTGCAAATAGTAGTTTTAAAAATATATATTATTTATTTGCTGTATTTTTAGGATATGGAATCGTCGATACTTTATTTAAACAAATAGCTATAAATAAATCAGCAGATTTTATCACAACATTATTTTTAATTTTTATTTGTAGTGCGATAGTTTCTCTATTTTATATATTTATTTTTAAAGGTAAAACCAATTTCAAATATTTCTTTTTAGGAATATTTTTTGGAATTTTAAACTTTTCAAATATCTATTTTTATATAAAAGCACACAAAGCTTTTGCTCAAAGTCCTACTTTAGTTTTTATCACAATGAATTTAGGAGTTATTATTGGTGGGACTTTAATTGGAAGATTTTATTTCAAAGAAAAACTTTATAAAAGTACAATTTATGGTATATTCCTTGCTATTTCTTCTATAATTTTATTAGCTTTAATACAATTAAAAATATGGTAA
- the carB gene encoding carbamoyl-phosphate synthase large subunit has protein sequence MPKREDIKSILLIGSGPIVIGQACEFDYSGTQATKTLKELGYRVVLINSNPATIMTDPEFADKTYIEPITEEVVAKIIEKENIDAILPTMGGQTALNVATSMYEKGMLEGIKFLGAHPDSIKKGEDRHLFNEAMKKIGMDLPKSANAYTLEEAIKVAKEIGFPVISRASFTLAGGGSGVAYNMEEFKVLAASGIEASPINEIEIMESMLGWKEYEMEVIRDRNDNCIIVCSIENLDPMGVHTGDSITVAPALTLTDKEYQDMRNASFAILREIGVDTGGSNVQFSICPKTGRMIVIEMNPRVSRSSALASKATGYPIAKVATLLAVGFTLDEITNDITGTAASFEPVIDYIVTKVPRFTFEKFPKADSTLTTSMKSVGEAMAIGRTFNESIQKALCSMETGLVGFDRILDKDLDFIKKEIRRPNDKRLLYLMEGMRQGLSNEEIFELSKIDPWFLTKFREIHDLEKSIDSSILTNADFMRKVKSNGFSDKMIANLIGKTEEDIYLARKTLDVDFEYNEVDTCAAEFKALTPYLYSTTNVTKLPKIDKTESTDKKVMIIGGGPNRIGQGIEFDYCCVHASFALNEMGVKTIMYNCNPETVSTDYDTSDILYFEPIDFEHVRSVVEKENPDGVIVHFGGQTPLKLANALTKAGAKIIGTTAEVIDLAEDRKKFSAFVEKIGLLQPENGTAVEVTEAIEIAEKIGYPVLVRPSFVLGGRGMKIVYSTDELKQYMDEAVSVSNDAPVLIDKFLDRAIELDVDCISDGKEVYIGGIMQHIEEAGIHSGDSACSLPPVSISDDLIKELETKTKEMALGLGVVGLMNTQYAIHKGQIYLIEVNPRASRTVPFVSKATGMPLAKVATRVMWGESLRNALAVYDKNIVFEDNNVLKPRLKNHVAVKEAVFPFNKLNGADLLLSPEMKSTGEVMGISDNFGMAFAKSQSAAKNKLPKKGKVFISLCDLDKEFAPSIAKGLTENGFTVVATGGTHKIIEEAGIDCEKVLKVSEGRPNITDLLTNGDIAMAINTSGDQESSKDDGKEIRRAVLRMNVPYFTTVAAAFAAVEAIKVLKTNDVSTPKSIQEFLEN, from the coding sequence ATGCCAAAAAGAGAAGATATAAAATCTATTTTACTTATTGGTTCTGGACCAATTGTTATTGGTCAAGCGTGTGAGTTTGACTACTCAGGAACTCAAGCTACAAAAACGCTAAAAGAACTTGGATATAGAGTTGTTTTAATTAATTCAAATCCAGCTACAATCATGACTGATCCAGAATTTGCTGATAAAACATATATTGAACCAATTACAGAAGAAGTTGTTGCAAAAATAATTGAAAAAGAGAATATTGATGCTATTTTACCTACTATGGGAGGACAAACAGCATTAAACGTTGCTACTTCTATGTACGAAAAAGGGATGCTTGAAGGTATCAAGTTTTTGGGGGCACATCCTGATTCTATTAAAAAAGGTGAAGATAGACATCTTTTTAATGAAGCTATGAAAAAAATTGGTATGGATTTACCAAAAAGTGCGAATGCTTATACTTTAGAAGAAGCTATAAAAGTGGCAAAAGAGATTGGATTCCCTGTGATTTCAAGAGCTTCATTTACCCTTGCTGGTGGAGGAAGTGGAGTTGCTTATAATATGGAAGAGTTTAAGGTTCTTGCTGCATCTGGAATTGAAGCATCTCCAATAAATGAAATTGAAATTATGGAATCTATGCTTGGATGGAAAGAGTATGAAATGGAAGTTATCAGAGATAGAAATGATAACTGTATTATCGTATGTTCTATTGAAAACTTAGATCCAATGGGAGTTCATACAGGAGATTCTATAACTGTTGCTCCAGCTCTTACTCTTACAGATAAAGAGTATCAAGATATGAGAAATGCATCTTTTGCAATTTTAAGAGAAATTGGAGTTGATACAGGTGGATCAAATGTACAATTTTCTATCTGCCCAAAAACAGGAAGAATGATTGTAATTGAGATGAATCCAAGAGTTTCAAGATCTTCTGCTCTTGCATCTAAAGCAACAGGTTATCCAATTGCAAAAGTAGCAACACTTTTAGCTGTTGGATTTACACTTGATGAAATCACAAATGATATTACAGGAACTGCTGCTTCGTTTGAACCTGTAATTGATTATATAGTTACAAAAGTTCCAAGATTTACTTTTGAAAAATTCCCTAAAGCTGATTCAACTTTAACAACTTCTATGAAATCTGTTGGTGAAGCAATGGCAATTGGAAGAACATTTAATGAATCTATTCAAAAAGCACTTTGCTCAATGGAAACTGGTCTTGTTGGATTTGATAGAATTTTAGATAAAGATTTAGACTTTATTAAAAAAGAGATTAGAAGACCAAATGATAAAAGACTTTTATATCTAATGGAAGGTATGAGACAAGGTTTATCAAATGAAGAAATTTTTGAATTATCAAAAATTGACCCTTGGTTTTTAACTAAATTTAGAGAAATCCATGATTTAGAAAAATCAATAGATTCATCAATTTTAACAAATGCTGATTTTATGAGAAAAGTAAAATCAAACGGTTTTAGTGACAAAATGATTGCTAATTTAATAGGTAAAACTGAAGAAGATATCTATCTTGCAAGAAAAACTTTAGATGTTGATTTTGAATATAATGAAGTTGATACTTGTGCTGCTGAATTTAAAGCTTTAACTCCATATTTATATTCAACTACAAATGTAACAAAACTTCCAAAAATAGATAAAACTGAATCAACTGATAAAAAAGTTATGATTATTGGTGGAGGACCAAATAGAATAGGGCAAGGTATTGAGTTTGACTATTGTTGTGTTCACGCTTCATTTGCTTTAAATGAAATGGGTGTAAAAACTATAATGTATAACTGCAATCCTGAAACTGTTTCAACAGATTATGATACTTCTGATATTTTATATTTTGAACCAATTGATTTTGAACATGTAAGAAGTGTAGTTGAAAAAGAGAATCCAGATGGTGTTATCGTACATTTTGGTGGACAAACTCCATTAAAACTTGCAAATGCTTTAACAAAAGCTGGAGCAAAAATTATTGGAACAACAGCTGAAGTTATTGATTTAGCTGAAGATAGAAAAAAATTCTCTGCATTTGTTGAAAAAATCGGTTTATTACAACCAGAAAATGGAACAGCTGTTGAAGTTACTGAAGCGATAGAAATTGCTGAAAAAATCGGTTATCCAGTATTAGTTAGACCATCATTTGTACTTGGTGGAAGAGGTATGAAAATAGTTTATTCAACTGATGAATTAAAACAATATATGGATGAAGCAGTTTCTGTTTCAAATGATGCACCAGTTTTAATAGATAAATTCCTTGATAGAGCAATTGAACTTGATGTTGATTGTATAAGTGATGGAAAAGAAGTTTATATTGGTGGAATTATGCAACATATTGAAGAAGCTGGAATTCACTCAGGTGACTCTGCTTGTTCATTACCTCCTGTTTCTATTAGTGATGATTTAATAAAAGAGTTAGAGACTAAAACAAAAGAGATGGCTTTAGGTCTTGGTGTAGTTGGACTTATGAATACACAATATGCAATTCATAAAGGTCAAATATATTTAATTGAAGTAAATCCAAGAGCTTCTAGAACAGTTCCATTTGTATCTAAAGCAACTGGAATGCCATTAGCAAAAGTAGCAACTAGAGTTATGTGGGGTGAAAGTTTAAGAAATGCACTTGCTGTTTATGATAAAAATATTGTTTTTGAAGATAATAATGTATTAAAACCAAGACTTAAAAATCATGTTGCTGTAAAAGAAGCTGTTTTCCCATTTAATAAATTAAATGGAGCTGATTTACTTTTAAGTCCAGAGATGAAATCAACTGGTGAAGTTATGGGAATTTCTGATAATTTTGGAATGGCATTTGCAAAATCTCAAAGTGCTGCTAAAAATAAACTTCCTAAAAAAGGAAAAGTATTTATCTCTTTATGTGATTTAGACAAAGAATTTGCTCCAAGTATTGCAAAAGGTTTGACTGAAAATGGTTTTACAGTTGTTGCAACAGGTGGAACACATAAGATTATTGAAGAAGCTGGAATTGATTGCGAAAAAGTATTAAAAGTAAGTGAAGGAAGACCAAATATTACTGATTTACTTACAAATGGTGATATTGCAATGGCAATAAATACAAGTGGAGATCAAGAATCATCAAAAGATGATGGAAAAGAGATAAGAAGAGCAGTTTTAAGAATGAATGTTCCATACTTTACTACTGTTGCAGCTGCATTTGCTGCAGTTGAAGCTATCAAAGTTTTAAAAACAAATGATGTTTCAACTCCAAAATCAATCCAAGAGTTTTTAGAAAACTAA
- a CDS encoding polysaccharide deacetylase family protein produces the protein MIKQNKTYLKNRGFIFFVLFFLFTNLYSDSTNYNEYEELKKSINIKYKNQIPKEWKENVTGVKTKLKTKEKVLAITMDACGSLYGMQYDKDLILFLEKEQIPATLFVNARWINKNLEDFKVLANNPLFEIANHGLLHKPASVNGKSIYKISGTKNIDELIDEIELNARKIESITQKRPKYFRSGTAYYDEIAVKIANDLDHEVIGFSILGDAGATFSAKKVEETFLKAKGGEIIIVHFNHPNSGTRTGMISAIKELKNKGFKFVKLSDYSLE, from the coding sequence ATGATAAAACAAAATAAAACTTATTTGAAAAATAGAGGATTTATTTTCTTTGTATTATTCTTTTTATTTACAAATTTATATTCTGATTCTACAAATTATAATGAATATGAAGAGTTAAAAAAATCTATAAATATAAAATATAAAAATCAAATTCCAAAAGAGTGGAAAGAAAATGTAACAGGAGTTAAAACAAAATTAAAAACAAAAGAAAAAGTTTTAGCAATAACAATGGATGCTTGTGGAAGTTTATATGGAATGCAATACGATAAAGATTTGATATTATTTTTGGAAAAAGAGCAAATTCCTGCAACACTTTTCGTAAATGCAAGATGGATAAATAAAAATTTAGAAGATTTTAAAGTTTTAGCAAATAATCCTCTTTTTGAAATAGCAAATCATGGATTACTTCATAAACCAGCTTCAGTAAATGGAAAATCTATTTATAAGATTTCTGGAACAAAAAATATTGATGAATTAATTGATGAAATTGAATTAAATGCCAGAAAAATTGAATCAATTACACAAAAAAGACCCAAATATTTTCGTTCAGGAACTGCTTATTATGATGAAATAGCTGTAAAAATAGCAAATGATTTAGACCATGAAGTTATTGGTTTTTCAATTTTAGGAGATGCTGGAGCAACATTTAGTGCAAAAAAAGTTGAAGAAACATTTTTAAAAGCAAAAGGTGGAGAAATAATAATTGTACATTTTAATCATCCAAATTCAGGAACAAGAACTGGTATGATAAGTGCAATAAAAGAGTTAAAAAATAAAGGTTTTAAATTTGTTAAGTTATCAGATTACTCTTTAGAGTAA
- the nhaA gene encoding Na+/H+ antiporter NhaA — MVKKYKVIDNFISKEALSGILLLFVTLFAIIVANSNFGDFYFNLWDKPLGVAIGDFIISMPLRLWINDGLMALFFLMVSLEIKRELLIGELASVSRAMFPFVASLGGMIVPASIYIALNPDNFIGFGIPMGTDTAFAIAMLILLGKRVNTALKLFLVALAVIDDLGAIIVVATVYTSELKLEYFLHAAFVYGLIWLLNYFDVKKLSFYLFLGIFLWIFIHETGVHATIAGVLLAFAIPISSRMNEKKFIEKTKADLEEFERCMDDKPILNHRQINALEGIAYGYDRVQNPLIRLEHDLHGFSAFFIMPIFAFSNAGVLLDFSTVWTNWMIVLGVALGLLVGKPLGIFGFTYAATKLNIIKKPKNISWFEIISVGFIAGIGFTMSIFIANLAFIDEDTISAIKIGIFTASFMATVIGMILISINYKFKISKA; from the coding sequence ATGGTAAAAAAATATAAAGTAATAGACAATTTTATTTCCAAAGAAGCTTTAAGTGGTATATTACTTTTATTTGTAACCTTATTTGCCATAATTGTTGCCAATTCTAACTTTGGTGATTTTTACTTTAATTTATGGGATAAACCTTTAGGTGTTGCTATTGGCGATTTTATTATATCAATGCCTCTTCGCCTTTGGATAAATGATGGTTTAATGGCACTATTTTTCCTTATGGTGAGTCTTGAAATAAAAAGAGAGTTACTAATAGGAGAACTTGCAAGTGTTTCAAGAGCGATGTTTCCTTTTGTTGCTTCTTTAGGTGGAATGATAGTTCCAGCTTCAATTTATATTGCTTTAAATCCAGATAATTTTATTGGTTTTGGAATCCCAATGGGAACTGATACTGCTTTTGCGATTGCTATGCTTATATTACTTGGAAAAAGAGTAAATACTGCACTTAAATTATTCCTTGTTGCTCTTGCTGTTATAGATGATTTAGGAGCTATTATTGTCGTTGCAACAGTTTATACAAGTGAATTAAAATTAGAATATTTTTTACATGCTGCTTTTGTTTATGGTTTAATTTGGCTTTTGAACTATTTTGATGTAAAAAAACTCTCTTTTTATTTATTTTTAGGTATTTTTTTATGGATATTTATCCATGAAACAGGAGTTCACGCGACAATTGCGGGAGTTTTATTAGCTTTTGCTATTCCTATTAGTTCAAGAATGAATGAAAAAAAATTTATAGAAAAAACTAAAGCTGATTTAGAAGAGTTTGAAAGATGTATGGATGATAAACCAATATTAAATCATAGACAGATAAATGCTTTAGAAGGAATTGCATATGGATATGATAGAGTTCAAAATCCACTTATCAGATTAGAACACGATTTACACGGTTTTTCAGCATTTTTTATTATGCCAATATTTGCATTTTCAAATGCAGGAGTTTTATTGGATTTTTCTACTGTTTGGACAAATTGGATGATAGTTTTAGGTGTAGCACTAGGATTATTAGTAGGAAAACCTTTGGGAATTTTTGGATTTACATATGCTGCAACAAAGTTAAATATCATAAAAAAACCAAAAAATATCTCTTGGTTTGAAATAATATCTGTTGGATTTATTGCTGGTATTGGATTTACAATGTCTATATTTATTGCGAATTTAGCATTTATTGATGAAGATACTATCTCTGCTATAAAAATAGGAATATTTACAGCTTCATTTATGGCAACAGTTATAGGAATGATATTAATTTCTATAAATTATAAATTTAAAATATCTAAAGCATAA
- the xseB gene encoding exodeoxyribonuclease VII small subunit, giving the protein MKENLEKVNFEDKISNAKEFLEKLSNPEITLSDSIKLYKDGIKELEVAQKLLDEAKLVFSIESKD; this is encoded by the coding sequence ATGAAAGAAAATTTAGAAAAAGTAAATTTTGAAGATAAAATCTCAAATGCAAAAGAGTTTTTAGAAAAACTTTCAAATCCTGAAATTACACTTAGTGATTCTATAAAACTTTATAAAGATGGTATAAAAGAATTAGAAGTTGCACAAAAACTTCTTGATGAAGCAAAACTTGTTTTTTCAATAGAGAGTAAAGATTAG
- the metX gene encoding homoserine O-acetyltransferase MetX → MKIETKVEKFNEPLYLESGRLLESFELIYETYGELNKDKSNVIIVCHALSGSHHAAGRYADEAKPGWWDKFIGDGKAIDTTKYFVICSNTIGSSYGSTNPLSINPSTKTEYRLKFPVITISDIVKAQMKLYERLGIKNAVAVVGGSMGGMQALCYSIEYPNFAKHIIALATTAYTRPWVIGINKIAIEAIRHDKIFNNGNYKKEDLKALGLPGLAVGRMAGLMMYLSPNLFKNKFGRDYVTTDGLYELFGRFEVEKYLEYNSYSFPKFFDPLSYLYICKTINIFDAGRNKDKLEDSFDKIQAKLHLIAFSDDMLFFPEEMEEIRDIMMKLGRKDQVTYKLINSNSGHDSFLVEVEKFQDYVKDILKDNE, encoded by the coding sequence TTGAAAATAGAGACAAAAGTAGAAAAATTTAATGAACCTTTATATCTTGAAAGTGGAAGACTTTTAGAATCTTTTGAATTAATATATGAAACTTATGGTGAATTAAATAAAGATAAATCAAATGTAATTATTGTTTGTCACGCACTTTCAGGAAGTCATCATGCAGCTGGTCGATATGCTGATGAAGCAAAGCCAGGTTGGTGGGATAAATTTATAGGTGATGGAAAAGCAATAGATACTACAAAGTATTTTGTAATTTGCTCAAATACAATAGGAAGTTCGTATGGTTCGACAAATCCTTTGAGTATTAATCCAAGTACAAAAACAGAGTATAGATTAAAATTTCCAGTTATTACAATATCTGATATTGTAAAAGCTCAAATGAAATTATATGAAAGATTAGGTATAAAAAATGCCGTTGCAGTTGTTGGTGGAAGTATGGGAGGAATGCAAGCTCTTTGTTATTCAATAGAATATCCAAATTTTGCAAAACATATAATCGCATTAGCAACAACTGCATATACAAGACCTTGGGTTATTGGAATAAATAAAATAGCAATAGAGGCTATAAGACACGATAAAATTTTTAATAATGGAAACTATAAAAAAGAAGATTTAAAAGCTTTAGGACTTCCTGGACTTGCAGTTGGACGAATGGCAGGACTTATGATGTATCTAAGTCCAAACTTATTTAAAAATAAATTTGGTAGAGATTATGTAACAACTGATGGATTATATGAGCTTTTTGGAAGATTTGAAGTGGAAAAATATCTTGAATATAACTCTTATAGTTTTCCAAAATTTTTTGATCCACTTTCATATTTATATATTTGTAAAACGATAAATATTTTTGATGCTGGAAGAAATAAAGATAAGCTAGAAGATTCATTTGATAAAATTCAAGCAAAACTGCATCTAATAGCTTTTAGTGATGATATGTTATTTTTCCCTGAAGAGATGGAAGAAATAAGAGATATTATGATGAAACTTGGACGGAAAGATCAAGTTACGTATAAACTTATAAATAGTAACTCTGGACATGACTCTTTTTTAGTTGAAGTTGAAAAATTTCAAGATTATGTAAAAGATATTTTAAAGGATAATGAATGA